A single genomic interval of Streptomyces graminofaciens harbors:
- a CDS encoding ABC transporter permease encodes MSAPSVTQWYRDLLMGARFAFTGGREGWVRAVLTAVGVGLGVAMLLLTAAIPNVLATRDDREDARDDIGLNYHEENVGRKASDKTVVVANTDTNYHDKAVRGRLMEAEGPRAPRPPGVAKLPAPGEMVVSPALQELLTSDEGKLLKERLPYRVIGTIGEPGLIGSQELAYIAGADGLAARIDGTLVGRIDHFGAGTTDQSDGEELDPVLMLLILVVLVVLLMPVAVFVAAAVRFGGERRDRRLAALRLVGADGRMTRRIAAGEALAGAILGLVFGTVFFLIGREIAGSIELFDISVFPSYLNPSPVLAGVIAAAVPASAVLVTLFALRGVVIEPLGVVRAAKPARRRLWWRLLLPLAGVGLLYPMMGQGSEGGRFNEYMVVGGVVLLLFGVTALLPWAVEAFVARLGAGSVSWQLAVRRLQLSSGTAARMVNGIAVAVAGAIALQMLFAASDAQYTEPTGQNVKRAQMQVSVPPGTDVTPMAKKLQESKGVRKAVAISVGWVGDRAREPEVSSEVAVGDCASLREIAKLPSCHEGDVFVNQFVEYDRDQFKLGKSGRTIFFEPSYDGSPRSAEIKWTLPGEVKKAYEHKDSLRQYTSGLLATPSALPAGAAKTLQGSVYLRIDKSVPHVSDEVRNTAAEADRLSWVSVWTATERTEEFGAIRVGLFVGASCVLLLIGASLLISQLEQLRERKKLLSALVAFGTRRRTLTLSVLWQTAIPIALGLVLATTVGLVLGTVLLKMTDIPVTVDWARVLGMTGIGAGVVLLVTALSLPPLLRLMRPEGLRTE; translated from the coding sequence ATGAGCGCTCCCTCGGTCACGCAGTGGTACCGGGACCTGCTGATGGGCGCCAGATTCGCCTTCACCGGGGGGCGGGAGGGGTGGGTGCGGGCCGTGCTCACCGCCGTCGGGGTGGGGCTCGGGGTGGCGATGCTGCTGCTCACCGCGGCGATACCGAACGTCCTGGCCACGCGGGACGACCGCGAGGACGCCCGGGACGACATCGGCCTCAACTATCACGAGGAGAACGTCGGCAGGAAGGCCTCCGACAAGACCGTGGTCGTCGCCAACACCGACACGAATTACCACGACAAGGCCGTTCGCGGGCGGCTCATGGAGGCCGAGGGACCGCGGGCGCCACGGCCCCCGGGGGTGGCGAAGCTCCCCGCGCCGGGAGAGATGGTCGTCTCCCCCGCGCTGCAAGAACTGCTGACGTCGGACGAGGGGAAGCTGCTGAAGGAGCGGCTGCCGTACCGCGTCATCGGGACCATCGGCGAGCCCGGGCTGATCGGCTCGCAGGAACTCGCCTACATCGCGGGCGCCGACGGACTCGCGGCACGGATCGACGGCACGCTCGTGGGCCGCATCGACCACTTCGGCGCGGGGACGACGGACCAGTCCGACGGGGAGGAGCTGGACCCCGTCCTGATGCTGCTCATCCTGGTCGTCCTCGTGGTGCTGCTGATGCCGGTCGCCGTCTTCGTCGCCGCGGCCGTACGGTTCGGCGGCGAGCGGCGCGACCGGCGGCTCGCGGCGCTGCGGCTGGTCGGCGCCGACGGCCGGATGACCCGCCGGATCGCGGCCGGCGAGGCTCTCGCGGGGGCCATTCTGGGGCTGGTGTTCGGCACCGTGTTCTTCCTGATCGGCCGGGAGATCGCCGGCTCGATCGAGCTGTTCGACATCAGCGTGTTCCCGAGCTATCTGAACCCCTCCCCCGTGCTCGCCGGGGTGATCGCCGCCGCGGTCCCGGCGTCCGCCGTTCTCGTCACCCTGTTCGCGTTGCGCGGGGTCGTCATCGAGCCCCTCGGCGTGGTCCGCGCGGCCAAGCCGGCGCGGCGCAGGCTCTGGTGGCGGCTGCTGCTGCCGCTCGCCGGCGTCGGCCTGCTCTACCCGATGATGGGCCAGGGCTCGGAGGGCGGGAGGTTCAACGAGTACATGGTCGTCGGCGGTGTCGTCCTGCTGCTCTTCGGTGTCACCGCTCTGCTGCCGTGGGCCGTCGAGGCGTTCGTCGCCCGCCTGGGCGCCGGCTCCGTGTCCTGGCAGCTGGCCGTCCGCAGGCTCCAGCTGAGCAGCGGCACGGCGGCCCGCATGGTCAACGGCATCGCGGTGGCGGTGGCCGGCGCGATCGCCCTGCAGATGCTGTTCGCCGCGTCCGACGCCCAGTACACGGAGCCGACCGGCCAGAACGTCAAGCGGGCGCAGATGCAGGTCAGCGTGCCCCCGGGCACCGACGTCACGCCCATGGCGAAGAAGCTCCAGGAGTCCAAGGGCGTACGGAAGGCCGTGGCGATCTCCGTCGGCTGGGTCGGCGACCGGGCCAGGGAGCCCGAGGTCAGCAGCGAGGTGGCCGTCGGCGACTGCGCGTCCCTGCGCGAGATCGCCAAGCTCCCCTCCTGCCATGAGGGCGACGTCTTCGTGAACCAGTTCGTGGAGTACGACAGGGACCAGTTCAAGCTCGGCAAGTCCGGCCGCACGATCTTCTTCGAGCCGTCCTACGACGGCTCCCCGCGCAGCGCCGAGATCAAGTGGACCCTGCCGGGCGAGGTGAAGAAGGCCTACGAGCACAAGGACTCGCTGCGGCAGTACACCAGCGGTCTGCTGGCCACCCCCTCCGCGCTGCCCGCCGGGGCCGCGAAGACCCTCCAGGGCAGCGTCTACCTCCGGATCGACAAGTCGGTGCCGCACGTGAGCGACGAGGTGCGGAACACGGCCGCCGAGGCGGACCGGCTCTCGTGGGTCAGCGTCTGGACGGCGACGGAGCGGACGGAGGAGTTCGGCGCGATTCGCGTCGGGCTGTTCGTGGGCGCCTCCTGTGTGCTGCTCCTCATCGGTGCGAGCCTGCTGATCTCCCAGCTGGAACAGTTGCGCGAGCGGAAGAAGCTGTTGTCGGCCCTGGTCGCCTTCGGCACCCGGCGCCGCACGCTGACCCTGTCCGTGCTCTGGCAGACGGCGATCCCGATCGCCCTGGGCCTGGTCCTCGCCACCACGGTCGGCCTGGTCCTGGGCACGGTCCTGCTGAAGATGACGGACATCCCCGTGACCGTGGACTGGGCGCGGGTCCTCGGGATGACGGGCATCGGCGCGGGCGTGGTCCTGCTGGTGACGGCGCTCAGCCTGCCGCCACTGCTGCGCCT
- a CDS encoding transglycosylase domain-containing protein: MGRAEERRARQRGGRRAAPKRSSGGGTATATATPTEASGGSTGGGRAAARVAAKGGTAKGGATKKSFIRRMFTWKKILGAFFGFCLLGMGAFIVLYLMIGIPKGNAAAQEQSNIYKYSNGKTLARTGTTNREIVDLAVVPKRVQRTFIAAENKSFYEDNGVDLKGMTRGLLNTLSGKGKQGGSTITQQYVKNYYLTQDQTVTRKLQELVISLKVEREYTKDDILAGYINTSFYGRSAWGIQAAAQAYYRVDAKKLDVAQGAYLAALLQAPSQYDWAVASKTSRKLVKARWNYVLDNMVEKGWLPKGERDDLKFPIPKQPQGAPGMEGQTGYLVDAANNQLARQLVSDGSVSDVDTALAKIRQGGWTITLNINKNKQTKLEKAVKERLTSKLDKKKRKVDAYIQAGAVSVDPKTGKVVAMYGGVDYFKHYSNNATRRDYQPASTFKPVILAAAVDEGAETQDGDPIAANTIYDGDSRHKVMDDGTPVGFNPPNEDNVDYGDVTVQTAMNKSINSVFAQMGVDVGMEKVMEVAGKLGMDTEDMQAVPAQTLGSMGASPLEMAGIYATLDNHGKKVTPTIIASAKHRDGAVEFPDPIGEQVISENAADTVTSVLTGVVDDGTAKTSVRDNPARDGQQVAGKTGTSDENRSAWFTGYTPKLVTSVGLFGEDMSKNGKHVSMYNAVGVPRINGGGFPAQIWATYTFGVMGEVTKFDLNTEQGAAVEPTDSPTPTETPSETPSETPTTEEPTTTPPTTPKNTPTDPETTPEETPETTPEETPTDGDIDLPDDPNDPQAG; this comes from the coding sequence ATGGGACGAGCGGAAGAGAGACGAGCGCGCCAGCGCGGTGGTCGCCGCGCGGCGCCCAAGCGCTCGTCCGGAGGCGGGACGGCAACGGCCACGGCGACTCCGACGGAGGCGTCCGGCGGCTCGACCGGAGGCGGCCGCGCCGCCGCCAGGGTCGCCGCGAAGGGCGGCACGGCCAAGGGCGGCGCGACGAAGAAGAGCTTCATACGCCGGATGTTCACCTGGAAGAAGATCCTCGGCGCGTTCTTCGGCTTCTGCCTGCTCGGCATGGGCGCCTTCATCGTGCTGTATCTGATGATCGGCATTCCCAAGGGGAACGCCGCGGCGCAGGAGCAGTCCAACATCTACAAGTACAGCAACGGCAAGACCCTCGCCCGCACCGGCACGACCAACCGCGAGATCGTCGACCTCGCGGTCGTCCCCAAGCGCGTCCAGCGGACCTTCATCGCCGCCGAGAACAAGAGCTTCTACGAGGACAACGGCGTCGACCTGAAGGGCATGACCCGAGGTCTGCTCAACACCCTGTCCGGCAAGGGCAAGCAGGGCGGCTCGACGATCACCCAGCAGTACGTCAAGAACTACTACCTCACGCAGGACCAGACGGTCACCCGCAAGCTCCAGGAGCTGGTGATCTCGCTGAAGGTGGAACGCGAGTACACCAAGGACGACATCCTCGCGGGCTACATCAACACCAGCTTCTACGGCCGCAGCGCCTGGGGCATCCAGGCCGCAGCCCAGGCCTACTACCGCGTCGACGCCAAGAAGCTCGATGTCGCGCAGGGCGCCTATCTCGCCGCGCTGCTGCAGGCCCCCAGCCAGTACGACTGGGCCGTCGCCTCCAAGACCAGCCGGAAGCTCGTCAAGGCGCGCTGGAACTACGTCCTCGACAACATGGTCGAGAAGGGCTGGCTCCCCAAGGGCGAGCGCGACGACCTGAAGTTCCCCATCCCGAAGCAGCCCCAGGGCGCGCCCGGCATGGAGGGCCAGACCGGTTACCTGGTCGACGCCGCCAACAACCAGCTGGCCAGGCAGCTCGTCTCCGACGGGTCGGTGTCCGACGTGGACACCGCCCTGGCGAAGATCCGGCAGGGCGGCTGGACCATCACGCTGAACATCAACAAGAACAAGCAGACCAAGCTGGAGAAGGCCGTCAAGGAACGCCTCACCAGCAAGCTAGACAAGAAGAAGCGCAAGGTCGACGCCTACATCCAGGCCGGCGCCGTCTCGGTCGATCCGAAGACCGGCAAGGTCGTCGCCATGTACGGCGGCGTCGACTACTTCAAGCACTATTCGAACAACGCCACCCGGCGGGACTACCAGCCCGCCTCCACGTTCAAGCCGGTCATCCTCGCCGCAGCCGTCGACGAGGGCGCAGAGACGCAGGACGGCGACCCGATCGCCGCGAACACGATCTATGACGGCGACAGCCGCCACAAGGTCATGGACGACGGCACGCCCGTGGGCTTCAACCCGCCGAACGAGGACAACGTCGACTACGGCGACGTCACCGTGCAGACCGCCATGAACAAGTCCATCAACTCCGTCTTCGCGCAGATGGGCGTCGACGTGGGCATGGAGAAGGTCATGGAGGTCGCCGGCAAGCTCGGCATGGACACCGAGGACATGCAGGCGGTGCCCGCGCAGACCCTCGGCTCCATGGGCGCGAGCCCGCTGGAGATGGCCGGGATCTACGCCACCCTCGACAACCACGGCAAGAAGGTCACCCCGACCATCATCGCCTCGGCCAAGCACCGGGACGGCGCGGTCGAGTTCCCCGACCCGATCGGCGAGCAGGTCATCAGCGAGAACGCCGCCGACACGGTCACCTCGGTCCTGACCGGCGTGGTCGACGACGGTACGGCCAAGACCTCCGTCCGCGACAACCCGGCCCGCGACGGCCAGCAGGTCGCCGGCAAGACGGGTACCTCCGACGAGAACCGTTCCGCCTGGTTCACCGGCTACACGCCGAAACTCGTGACCTCCGTCGGCCTCTTCGGCGAGGACATGAGCAAGAACGGCAAGCACGTCTCGATGTACAACGCCGTCGGAGTCCCCCGGATCAACGGCGGTGGCTTCCCCGCCCAGATCTGGGCGACGTACACCTTCGGTGTGATGGGCGAGGTCACCAAGTTCGACCTGAACACCGAGCAGGGCGCGGCCGTGGAGCCCACTGACTCGCCCACGCCCACCGAGACGCCGTCGGAAACACCGTCGGAGACGCCCACCACCGAGGAACCGACGACAACCCCGCCGACGACCCCGAAGAACACCCCGACCGACCCGGAGACGACCCCGGAGGAGACCCCGGAGACCACCCCGGAGGAAACCCCGACGGACGGCGACATCGATCTACCGGACGACCCGAACGACCCACAGGCGGGTTAG
- a CDS encoding ATP-binding SpoIIE family protein phosphatase yields the protein MDSTRVTEHPTSHERPQSGAGPADPRGALLRTQEPLRAGPAAALPAQARMGDAQARTGDTAARPGDASAEQDTSDPCVKDGESPSEHSQPALSEHSQPAATEPDPHRPRPAPEAIPAQPGGEPERPVGTLGALERRSGQGVAPGAPMPMRRDGDRLRFVGAATRRIARGIDLDEIVMGLCRATVPTFSDAILVYLREPLPVGDERPTGPMVLRLRRTDRVLEERDTEGGFMPAFQPEPADLAVVTAEICEVRPGGALAEVLRGVRPVFADAPAAHDALPELLGPESELTVPPGQRAILAPLRGRRRVIGAALFLRRPERMAFEQDDLLVAAQLATHSALGIDKAVLYGREAYIADELQRTMLPEALPRCTGVRLAHRYLPAAETARVGGDWYDAIPLPGSRVALVVGDVMGHSMTSAAIMGQLRTTAQTLAGLDLPPQEVLHHLDEQAQRLGTDRMATCLYAVYDPVSHRITIANAGHPPPVLLHLGGRAEVLRVPPGAPIGVGGVDFEAVELDAPAGGTLLLYTDGLVESRLRDVWTGIEQLREKLAATAQLTGPDHPPPLEALCDEVLDMLGPGDRDDDIALLAARFDGIAPSDVAYWFLEPEEMAPGRARRLARHALSRWGLEELSDSVELLISEVVTNAVRYATRPVTLRLLRTDVLRCEVTDDVPQLPRLRQARATDEGGRGLYLVNKLAKRWGATRLSAGKVVWFELNQA from the coding sequence ATGGATTCGACACGCGTGACGGAGCACCCCACCTCCCACGAGCGCCCTCAGAGCGGCGCCGGCCCCGCGGATCCCCGCGGGGCGCTCCTGCGTACCCAGGAGCCGCTGCGAGCCGGGCCCGCCGCGGCCTTACCCGCACAGGCACGCATGGGTGACGCACAGGCCCGTACGGGCGACACGGCTGCCCGCCCGGGCGACGCCTCGGCCGAGCAGGACACCTCGGACCCGTGCGTCAAGGACGGCGAGTCTCCCTCGGAGCACTCGCAGCCCGCGCTCTCCGAGCACTCCCAGCCGGCGGCCACCGAGCCCGACCCGCACCGTCCGCGCCCCGCGCCGGAGGCCATCCCGGCGCAGCCGGGCGGCGAGCCGGAGCGGCCGGTCGGCACGCTCGGCGCTCTCGAACGGCGTTCCGGCCAGGGTGTGGCGCCCGGTGCGCCCATGCCCATGCGGCGCGACGGCGACCGGCTGCGCTTCGTGGGCGCCGCGACCCGGCGGATCGCCCGGGGCATCGACCTGGACGAGATCGTCATGGGTCTGTGCCGGGCAACCGTGCCGACGTTCTCGGACGCGATCCTCGTGTATCTGCGCGAGCCGCTGCCGGTCGGCGACGAGCGCCCCACCGGGCCCATGGTGCTGCGGCTGCGCCGCACCGACCGGGTCCTGGAGGAGCGGGACACCGAGGGCGGCTTCATGCCCGCGTTCCAGCCGGAGCCCGCGGACCTCGCGGTGGTCACCGCCGAGATCTGCGAGGTACGCCCGGGCGGCGCGCTCGCCGAGGTGCTGCGCGGCGTACGGCCGGTCTTCGCCGACGCGCCCGCCGCGCACGACGCCCTGCCGGAGCTGCTCGGGCCGGAGTCCGAGCTGACGGTGCCGCCCGGTCAGCGCGCGATCCTCGCGCCGCTGCGGGGCCGGCGCCGGGTGATCGGCGCGGCGCTCTTCCTGCGCCGACCGGAGCGGATGGCGTTCGAGCAGGACGATCTGCTGGTCGCCGCCCAGCTCGCCACGCACAGCGCGCTCGGCATCGACAAGGCCGTGCTGTACGGCCGCGAGGCGTACATCGCGGACGAGTTGCAGCGCACGATGCTGCCCGAGGCCCTGCCGCGCTGCACGGGCGTACGGCTCGCGCACCGGTATCTGCCGGCCGCCGAGACCGCGCGTGTCGGCGGTGACTGGTACGACGCGATTCCCCTGCCGGGGAGCCGGGTCGCGCTGGTCGTGGGTGATGTCATGGGCCATTCGATGACGTCGGCCGCGATCATGGGCCAGTTGCGGACGACCGCGCAGACGCTGGCGGGGCTGGATCTGCCGCCGCAGGAGGTGCTGCATCACCTCGACGAGCAGGCGCAGCGCCTCGGCACGGATCGGATGGCGACGTGTCTGTACGCCGTCTACGACCCGGTATCGCATCGGATCACCATCGCCAACGCCGGGCATCCGCCGCCGGTGCTGCTGCATCTGGGCGGGCGCGCCGAGGTGCTGCGGGTGCCGCCGGGGGCGCCGATCGGTGTGGGCGGCGTGGACTTCGAGGCCGTCGAGCTGGACGCGCCGGCCGGAGGCACGCTGCTGCTCTACACCGACGGGCTCGTCGAGTCCCGGCTGCGGGACGTGTGGACCGGGATAGAGCAACTGCGCGAGAAGCTCGCCGCGACCGCCCAGTTGACCGGGCCGGATCATCCGCCGCCGCTGGAGGCGCTCTGCGACGAGGTGCTCGACATGCTCGGCCCGGGGGACCGGGACGACGACATCGCGCTGCTCGCCGCGCGGTTCGATGGGATCGCTCCCAGCGATGTCGCCTACTGGTTCCTGGAACCGGAGGAGATGGCTCCGGGGCGGGCTCGGCGATTGGCGCGGCACGCTTTGTCCCGCTGGGGCCTTGAGGAACTGAGCGACTCCGTCGAGCTGCTCATCAGTGAGGTCGTGACGAACGCGGTGCGGTATGCGACGCGGCCGGTGACGTTGCGGTTGCTGCGGACCGATGTGCTGCGGTGCGAGGTGACGGACGACGTGCCTCAGCTGCCTCGGCTTCGGCAGGCCCGGGCGACGGATGAGGGTGGGCGGGGGCTCTATCTCGTCAACAAGTTGGCGAAGCGGTGGGGGGCTACTCGGTTGAGTGCCGGGAAGGTTGTCTGGTTTGAACTGAATCAGGCGTGA
- a CDS encoding ABC transporter ATP-binding protein produces the protein MTPAGSLLVATDLRKTYGPTSALDGAEFSIHPGEVVAVMGPSGSGKSTLLHCLAGIVTPDSGSILYNGREMAGMSDTERSALRRSEFGFVFQFGQLVPELTCVENVALPLRLNGVARKEAERTALGWMRRLEVDDLAGKRPGEVSGGQGQRVAVSRALVTSPRVLFADEPTGALDSLNGERVMELLTEAARSTNAAVVLVTHEARVAAYSDREIVVRDGKSRDMERAV, from the coding sequence ATGACCCCCGCGGGTTCCCTGCTCGTCGCGACCGATCTGCGCAAGACGTACGGTCCCACCTCCGCGCTGGACGGCGCCGAGTTCTCCATCCACCCCGGCGAGGTCGTCGCCGTGATGGGCCCCTCCGGCTCAGGCAAATCGACCCTGCTGCACTGCCTCGCCGGGATAGTCACGCCCGACTCGGGCTCGATCCTCTACAACGGCCGCGAGATGGCCGGCATGAGCGACACCGAGCGCAGTGCCCTCAGGCGCAGCGAGTTCGGGTTCGTGTTCCAGTTCGGCCAGCTCGTGCCCGAACTGACCTGTGTCGAGAACGTGGCCCTGCCGCTGCGGCTCAACGGCGTCGCCCGCAAGGAGGCCGAGCGCACCGCCCTCGGCTGGATGCGGCGCCTGGAGGTCGACGACCTCGCCGGCAAGCGGCCCGGTGAGGTCTCCGGCGGCCAGGGGCAGCGGGTCGCCGTGTCCCGGGCACTGGTCACCAGCCCGCGCGTGCTCTTCGCGGACGAGCCGACCGGCGCACTCGACTCCCTCAACGGCGAACGCGTGATGGAACTCCTCACCGAAGCGGCCCGCTCCACCAACGCCGCCGTCGTCCTGGTCACCCACGAGGCACGCGTCGCCGCCTACTCGGACCGCGAGATCGTCGTACGGGACGGCAAGTCACGGGACATGGAGCGCGCCGTATGA
- a CDS encoding PadR family transcriptional regulator produces MSIGHTLLGLLESGPRHGYDLKRAFDEKFGQDRPLHYGQVYSTMSRLLKNGLVEVEGIEPGDGPERKRYAITEAGITDVQRWLATPEKPEPYLQSTLYTKVVLALLTHRDAADILDTQRSEHLRMMRILTDRKRKGDLADQLICDHALFHLEADLRWLDLTAARLAKLAEAVTR; encoded by the coding sequence ATGTCCATCGGTCACACACTCCTCGGGCTCCTGGAGTCCGGGCCCCGGCACGGTTACGACCTGAAGCGGGCCTTCGACGAGAAGTTCGGTCAGGACCGGCCCCTGCACTACGGCCAGGTCTACTCCACGATGTCGCGGCTGCTGAAGAACGGCCTCGTCGAGGTCGAAGGCATCGAGCCCGGCGACGGCCCCGAACGCAAGCGGTACGCGATCACCGAGGCCGGCATCACGGACGTCCAGCGATGGCTCGCGACGCCGGAGAAGCCCGAGCCGTATCTGCAGTCGACCCTCTACACGAAGGTCGTCCTCGCTCTGCTGACCCACCGCGACGCGGCCGACATCCTCGACACCCAACGCTCCGAGCACCTGCGCATGATGCGCATCCTCACCGACCGCAAGCGCAAGGGCGACCTCGCCGACCAGCTGATCTGCGACCACGCCCTGTTCCATCTGGAGGCCGACCTGCGATGGCTGGACCTGACCGCCGCCCGACTGGCCAAACTGGCAGAGGCGGTGACGCGATGA